From the genome of candidate division KSB1 bacterium:
CCGCGTACCCGGCCCCCGCGTAGGCTTGCGGATTCCACCGGTAGTGGAAGTGATTGCCGAACGAACCCTGCGGGCCGCCATGAATCAGGAAAGCCACCGGGTAGCGCTTGGTCGGATCAAAATCCACCGGCTTGACCACGTAACAGTAGACCTTATCGTCGTTCCATCCTTTGAAGGTAAACTGCTCATAGTCACCCATGCGCGCGGCCTCCAGTTTCTTGGTGTTCATGCTCGTAATGCGGCGCGCGTTACTGCCGTCACCGTTCACCACGTAGAGCTCTACCGGCGACTTTAAATTGTCCAGCCCATATACTATCTGATCACCCGCCACCCCGGGAAAGTTCACCGTCCCCTCTTCTACGAGCGTGCGCACCTTGCCAGAGGCAACCTCTACGGCAAAGAGCGAAGTCTGTCCGAGGTTCTCAGCCGTAGCGTACAGGTATTTGCCGTCTTTTGACCAACAAAGTGTGCTAGGGGAACGGTCCCAGCCCTCCGTGAGGACGCGCTTTCGACCATCCGGCCAACTCTGCAGCACAATCCGGAACCTGTCGGATTCGTACCCGGCCCTGGACATAGCAAGGTACGCCAGCGTCTTACCGTCGGGGGAAAACACTGGGTAGGTGTCCCAAGCACGATTCTCCGCTGTCAAGCGGCGAGGCGGTTCCGAACCATCCAGGGGTACGTAAAAAAGGTCAAAGTTGGTGGACCAAGCCTCCTCGCGCCCCACCTCTTTGGCGGTGAAAACAATCCCGCTGTTGTCCGGGGCAAAGGCAATTTCCTCGGGCCCGCCAAAAGGCTGCGAAGGCGTGTCCGCATCCATGCCGGACATCAGGTCTTGCACCCTGCCATCTTTCATGGACATGACAAACAGGTGGGAGCGTCGGCCATCTTCCCAAGTATCCCAGTGCCGAACGAACAGGCGGTCATAGATCCGCCCTGTGGCCTTGCGTGCTGCAATGGAATCCAGTCTGCTCTTTGTGCACTCGGGTGTGGGGCAATCTGGGAAGACCTCCATGG
Proteins encoded in this window:
- a CDS encoding S9 family peptidase; its protein translation is MVLSGSATSQEGTHPFSVHDMLAMDRISEPQVSPDGKWVVFTVRTTDLEANKGRTDIWMVGVDGTGLRRLTTHPAADYNPRWSSCGKWVWFISTRSGSAQLWSMRIDGGEAVQRTHLPLDVANLVVSPYGDYVAFTMEVFPDCPTPECTKSRLDSIAARKATGRIYDRLFVRHWDTWEDGRRSHLFVMSMKDGRVQDLMSGMDADTPSQPFGGPEEIAFAPDNSGIVFTAKEVGREEAWSTNFDLFYVPLDGSEPPRRLTAENRAWDTYPVFSPDGKTLAYLAMSRAGYESDRFRIVLQSWPDGRKRVLTEGWDRSPSTLCWSKDGKYLYATAENLGQTSLFAVEVASGKVRTLVEEGTVNFPGVAGDQIVYGLDNLKSPVELYVVNGDGSNARRITSMNTKKLEAARMGDYEQFTFKGWNDDKVYCYVVKPVDFDPTKRYPVAFLIHGGPQGSFGNHFHYRWNPQAYAGAGYAAVMVDFHGSTGYGQAFCDAIRGDWGGKPLVDLQKGLAAALKRYPWMDGERVAALGASFGGYMINWIAGMWPDRFRCLVCHDGNLDERMAYFDTEELWFPEWDHVGTPWDNPRGYEAQNPVNLVKNWKTPMLVVHGALDFRVAETQGLGTFNALQRLGIPSKLLYFPDENHWVLKPHNSILWHETVIGWLDQWCKN